In Thalassotalea fonticola, a single genomic region encodes these proteins:
- a CDS encoding SDR family NAD(P)-dependent oxidoreductase, with protein sequence MSYPAQSLQSKVALITGGSRGIGYGIAEQFIRAGATVVITGREQSSLQMACQQLGEDAHYRVNDVDDPVQREQLISEVLATFGKLDILVNNAGKHCKKPALDTSEQEFSAVIETNLVGVFSLSKLCLQHMIPRGTGSIINISSMSALFGLPEVSAYSSSKSGLLGLTRTLASEYSSSGVRINAIAPGFIESKMFLDIMAKDPEREQRILQRTPMQRFGSPTDIGHAATFLASDAAAFITGICLPVDGGNSIGF encoded by the coding sequence GGTTACGGTATTGCCGAGCAATTTATCCGCGCCGGAGCAACCGTAGTGATCACCGGTCGAGAGCAAAGCTCTTTGCAAATGGCATGTCAGCAATTAGGTGAAGATGCCCATTACCGGGTAAATGATGTTGATGATCCAGTGCAACGAGAACAATTAATTAGCGAGGTGCTGGCCACATTCGGCAAACTAGACATTCTGGTGAATAACGCCGGCAAGCATTGTAAAAAACCGGCATTAGACACCAGTGAGCAAGAGTTTAGCGCTGTTATTGAAACCAACCTGGTCGGAGTTTTCTCGCTAAGCAAACTTTGTTTGCAACATATGATCCCTCGTGGCACAGGCTCTATTATCAACATCAGCTCAATGTCTGCACTGTTTGGCCTGCCTGAAGTTAGCGCTTATAGCAGCTCTAAAAGTGGTCTGTTAGGTTTGACCCGCACACTCGCTTCTGAATATTCATCTTCCGGGGTACGAATTAATGCCATCGCTCCCGGTTTTATCGAATCAAAAATGTTCCTGGACATCATGGCCAAAGACCCTGAACGAGAACAGCGAATACTGCAACGAACACCGATGCAGCGCTTTGGTTCACCAACCGATATTGGTCATGCCGCAACCTTCCTGGCATCCGATGCCGCGGCTTTTATTACCGGTATTTGTTTACCGGTCGACGGCGGCAACTCAATCGGCTTTTAA